The Vicinamibacteria bacterium genome contains a region encoding:
- a CDS encoding amidohydrolase, with protein sequence MSRLGSGILGLVLLLFAAASARAQAGYDIHDSHLHLTNYVQEGTDIRDFLKVMGERVGRVAIFGIPLQQQWSYANTGDFAPTYYLQTDAPLYYYSFTDAHIAMAYRSLPKEDQARLDPMITGFNPADMYAADHIRRVLETFPGVFTGIGEFTIHKEFVSAKIAGETASLTNPALDRILDFAGEVGLV encoded by the coding sequence ATGAGCAGGCTCGGAAGCGGAATCCTCGGCCTCGTCCTTCTCCTTTTCGCCGCCGCCTCGGCGCGGGCGCAAGCGGGATACGACATCCACGATTCTCACCTCCACCTCACGAACTACGTTCAGGAGGGCACCGACATCCGCGACTTCCTGAAGGTCATGGGCGAACGCGTGGGCCGGGTCGCGATCTTCGGAATTCCGCTCCAGCAGCAATGGTCCTACGCCAATACCGGCGACTTCGCCCCGACCTATTACCTCCAGACCGACGCGCCTCTCTACTACTACTCGTTCACCGACGCCCATATCGCCATGGCGTACCGGTCTCTTCCCAAGGAAGACCAGGCGCGGCTCGATCCGATGATCACCGGGTTCAACCCCGCCGACATGTATGCCGCCGATCACATCCGCCGCGTTCTGGAGACGTTTCCGGGAGTGTTCACCGGAATCGGCGAGTTCACCATCCACAAGGAGTTCGTCTCCGCGAAGATCGCGGGCGAGACAGCAAGCCTCACGAACCCCGCCCTCGATCGAATCCTCGACTTCGCGGGCGAGGTGGGGCTGGTG